In Pseudonocardia sp. C8, one genomic interval encodes:
- a CDS encoding protein-L-isoaspartate O-methyltransferase: protein MRVQADLVADLRRQGITDERVLAAVAEVPRHLFVAPGDEERAYHDIALPIGRGQTISSPWIVARSIAALGPLTDGRVLEIGTGSGYAAAVLARCVGQVVTVERDAELARRAGTILSEIAPTVDVRTGDGLELAGELGPFDGIVVTALAQSRLPTELVGALTPDGVLVCPVGDDRVGTLVRYQHGESVGLAEVTFVPLVRGTRD from the coding sequence ATGAGGGTCCAGGCGGACCTGGTCGCCGACCTGCGGCGCCAGGGCATCACCGACGAACGGGTGCTGGCGGCCGTCGCCGAGGTGCCGCGGCACCTGTTCGTCGCCCCCGGTGACGAGGAGCGGGCCTACCACGACATCGCGCTCCCCATCGGCCGCGGCCAGACCATCTCCTCGCCGTGGATCGTGGCCCGCAGCATCGCCGCGCTCGGCCCGCTGACCGACGGGCGGGTGCTGGAGATCGGGACCGGCTCCGGTTACGCCGCCGCGGTGCTCGCCCGCTGCGTCGGCCAGGTGGTCACCGTCGAACGCGACGCCGAGCTCGCCCGGCGGGCCGGCACGATCCTGTCCGAGATCGCACCCACCGTCGACGTCCGCACCGGGGACGGCCTCGAGCTGGCCGGGGAGCTCGGCCCGTTCGACGGCATCGTCGTGACGGCGCTGGCCCAGAGCAGGCTGCCGACCGAGCTGGTCGGCGCGCTGACCCCGGACGGGGTGCTGGTCTGCCCGGTCGGCGACGACCGGGTCGGCACGCTGGTGCGCTACCAGCACGGCGAGTCGGTGGGGCTGGCGGAGGTGACGTTCGTGCCGCTGGTCCGCGGCACGCGGGACTAG